One part of the Aricia agestis chromosome Z, ilAriAges1.1, whole genome shotgun sequence genome encodes these proteins:
- the LOC121739333 gene encoding putative sodium-coupled neutral amino acid transporter 10, translated as MGTTGQSITLANSIIGVGILAMPFCFQQCGVLLATLILMCMGLMSRLCCYFLLKSAIITRRRNFEFLAFHIFGPAGKMAVETGIIGFLMGTCIAYFVVVGDLGPQIIAKMLNINQSDILRTSIMVIVSLVCILPLGLLRNVDSLSNVSAATIAFYFCLVIKVIAEATSQLLTTDWYNHMELWKPSGVLQCVPIFSMALFCQTQLFEIFESMPSVSLEKMCLVTKNAINICAAVYLTLGLFGYIAFNSQEISGNILMSLSPTWASDVIKLGFVMSLAFSFPLIIFPCRASLYSFLYRKAHPSQHDHQMPVTTFRVITVGIVGAALVVSLLLPNVELVLGLLGSTVGVLVCVVFPAACFLNVTFKDTNERLLAKFVVVLGLFILVLGTFANLQAAENTRDKYDDRHITKERIDKIVEDFFNHQQESEAALKKPNIEVPKPEINKIVKPEIIKDSDSEVQPPNPVPPEAQPDPGLKLLEEKDEKPKEILPNTKEEILNRETESHPRNLKLKTNGQSVDEIIKVPNEIKEANGEVESNIDNKQDKISSQEKIDMLKQQQLVETIKQHGEEQKELLNEQKNILKEILKTKQELENKKEEENNEAKKIAVESIQKIANMAIQSIGGVTEKPDKKPDPIQNIADAAVNEIAKKAAETLNAIKQKDNSPNIVKQPDTISNGENKVIKKLDEENKKSDPLNIEKPAQKQNIGIEKEKSNILTNQETNKVILDKVNKVLNDIKLKKEKVAKNEINSKTEEKELVEPLVDNKSDVKIKDNLTPMEKTKSKEKIEINPKAPIPLIMNPQDNFNKEVPNNKIADSAKPRENKIKNVGDDTNKIVDRQKREVVDCTETTRLQPEDKQICENLVNKPIKDATSDILPKVDLNDALNNKIPLDILSVHHIRSLKSFAEDKKR; from the exons atgggtACGACGGGTCAATCTATAACCCTTGCTAACAGTATTATAGGCGTCGGAATCTTAGCGATGCCGTTCTGCTTCCAACAA tgtgGTGTGTTATTAGCAACCCTAATTCTCATGTGTATGGGTCTAATGTCTAGGCTATGTTGTTATTTTCTACTCAAATCAGCCATTATTACTAGAAGAagaaattttgaatttttag cgTTCCATATTTTTGGCCCAGCTGGTAAGATGGCAGTTGAGACAGGAATTATAGGATTTCTAATGGGAACATGTATTGCATACTTTGTAGTGGTTGGTGATTTGGGACCACAGATTATTGCCAAAATGTTGAATATTAACCAGAGTGATATATTGAG AACATCTATCATGGTGATAGTGTCTCTAGTGTGTATTTTGCCACTGGGGTTGTTGAGGAATGTGGACAGTCTGAGCAACGTCAGCGCTGCCACAATTGCATTCTACTTCTGCTTAGTTATTAAG GTGATAGCGGAGGCGACATCGCAACTGTTAACAACAGATTGGTACAACCACATGGAGCTGTGGAAGCCGTCGGGTGTGCTGCAGTGTGTGCCGATATTCTCTATGGCGCTGTTCTGTCAGAC GCAGCTATTCGAGATCTTCGAGTCGATGCCGTCTGTGTCTCTGGAGAAGATGTGTCTCGTCACTAAGAACGCCATCAATATCTGTGCAGCCGTTTACTTAACGCTCGGCTTGTTCGGATACATCGCGTTCAATTCGCAGGAGATATCTG gcaACATTCTAATGAGCTTGAGTCCGACGTGGGCGAGCGACGTGATCAAGCTGGGCTTCGTGATGTCTCTGGCGTTCAGTTTCCCGCTCATCATATTCCCCTGTCGAGCCAGCTTGTATTCGTTCTTGTATAGAAAG GCGCATCCCTCTCAACACGACCACCAGATGCCGGTGACCACGTTCCGCGTGATCACGGTGGGCATCGTGGGTGCGGCACTCGTGGTCAGTCTGTTGTTGCCCAACGTGGAACTGGTGCTGGGTCTGCTGGGCTCCACGGTGGGCGTCCTCGTCTGCGTTGTCTTCCCGGCGGCGTGCTTCCTCAATGTCACGTTTAAGGATACTAATGAACGATTGTTGGCTAAG TTTGTCGTCGTGCTAGGTCTATTTATTCTTGTGTTGGGTACGTTCGCGAATCTCCAGGCGGCCGAAAACACGAGAGACAAATATGACGACCGACACATAACTAAGGAGAGAATAGACAAAATTGTTGAGGACTTTTTCAATCATCAACAAGAGTCTGaag CTGCTTTGAAAAAACCGAATATTGAAGTTCCTAAaccagaaataaataaaatagtaaagcCTGAAATTATAAAAGATTCCGACTCAGAAGTGCAGCCGCCAAACCCTGTGCCACCAGAAGCTCAACCCGATCCAGGCTTAAAACTCTTAGAAGAAAAAGATGAAAAACCTAAAGAAATATTGCCAAATACAAAAGAAGAAATTTTAAACCGAGAAACGGAATCGCATCCCCGAAATTTAAAACTGAAAACAAATGGACAAAGTGTAGATGAGATTATTAAAGTTCCTAACGAAATTAAGGAAGCCAATGGAGAAGTAGAAAGTAACATAGATAATAAACAAGACAAAATATCAAGCCAAGAGAAAATAGACATGTTAAAACAGCAGCAGCTAGTAGAAACGATTAAGCAGCATGGTGAGGAGCAAAAAGAACTTTTGAATGAGCAGAAGAATATACTAAAAGAGATTCTAAAAACCAAACAGGAGTTGGAAAACAAAAAGGAGGAAGAAAATAATGAAGCCAAAAAAATAGCGGTGGAGAGTATACAAAAGATTGCGAATATGGCTATTCAAAGCATTGGCGGTGTGACTGAAAAACCGGATAAGAAACCGGATCCTATTCAAAATATTGCTGATGCTGCTGTGAATGAAATTGCTAAAAAAGCCGCGGAAACTTTAAACGCAATCAAACAAAAGGATAATTCGCCTAATATTGTAAAGCAACCAGATACTATAAGTAACGGAGAAAATAAAGTAATCAAGAAATTagatgaagaaaataaaaaatcggatCCACTAAACATAGAGAAACCCGCCCAAAAGCAAAATATTGGTATTGAGAaagaaaaatccaacattctaACAAATCAAGAAACAAACAAAGTTATTCttgataaagtaaataaagtctTAAATGACATTAAACTGAAAAAAGAAAAGGTagctaaaaatgaaataaatagcaAAACAGAAGAAAAAGAACTAGTAGAACCATTAGTCGATAacaaatctgacgtaaaaattaAAGACAATCTAACGCCCATGGAGAAAACTAAAAGTAAAGAAAAGATTGAAATTAATCCAAAAGCACCAATTCCTTTAATTATGAACCCAcaagataattttaataaagaggtaccaaataataaaatagctgACAGTGCCAAACCACgagagaataaaataaaaaatgtaggcGACGATACTAATAAGATTGTCGACAGACAGAAGAGAGAAGTAGTAGATTGTACAGAAACAACTCGTTTGCAGCCAGAAGATAAACAAATATGCgaaaatttagttaataaaccaATAAAAGACGCTACGAGTGATATACTACCTAAAGTAGATTTGAATGATGCACTGAATAACAAAATTCCACTAGATATTTTATCAGTTCACCACATAAGATCACTTAAAAGTTTTGCCGAAGATAAGAAAAGATAG